The following coding sequences lie in one Salmo salar chromosome ssa13, Ssal_v3.1, whole genome shotgun sequence genomic window:
- the LOC106566511 gene encoding V-type proton ATPase subunit S1-like protein: MAAHAFLLLSSALLSALSQPILSFDQVPALLERSTEVDYVTEVPYPAVRIRAGGIDGMSLVAEGYVPTEESPLKRLLKRDSWHHLNQHGHDKGKRKLLQSPIFGPYSPLSVAYNGKTCILFKAKRLAVRYKNHTFIDLTEKTFGPNAPVDTKGSICTKEKATLSLKFGDVEDLKGLVIRLQMSNTFYESAGQNWFTLDSVHIHYNWTHEATFNASEVYAPATSSYHCQHVSSQHKYDTLLVPSSHTDTSANWHITFTDFQIQAFNVMSDKFASASDCATFLTPAILMGLVTSLILLLVLAYALHMVVHLKHIDRYEEHKAMVYFPRRLSKALERRASQQYELPDKNCL, from the exons CACAGAAGTCGACTATGTTACAGAGGTCCCATACCCAGCTGTGAGAATCAGAGCGG gTGGTATTGATGGAATGAGCTTGGTGGCTGAGGGTTATGTGCCCACTGAGGAAAGCCCACTCAAAAGATTACTGAAG CGGGATAGCTGGCACCACCTCAACCAGCATGGCCATGACAAGGGCAAGAGAAAGCTGCTCCAGTCCCCCATATTCGGGCCCTACTCTCCTCTGAGCGTGGCCTACAATGGCAAGACCTGCATCCTGTTCAAAGCCAAGCGTCTGGCCGTCCGCTACAAGAACCACACCTTCATAGACCTGACGGAGAAGACCTTCGGACCCAACGCCCCTGTGGACACCAAGGGATCCATCTGCACCAAGGAGAAGGCTAC GCTATCACTGAAATTTGGCGATGTGGAGGACCTCAAGGGACTTGTTATCAGGTTGCAGATGTCCAACACGTTCTACGAGTCGGCAGGGCAGAACTGGTTCACCTTAGACAGCGTCCACATCCACTACAACTGGACCCATGAGGCTACATTCAACGCCAGCGAGGTGTACGCCCCCGCCACCTCCTCCTATCACTgccagcatgtcagcagtcagcacaaATATGACACCCTCCTGGTGCCCAgctcacacactgacacctcaGCTAACTGGCACATCACGTTTACTGACTTCCAG atccagGCGTTCAACGTCATGTCTGATAAGTTTGCGTCGGCCAGCGACTGTGCCACCTTCCTAACCCCAGCCATACTGATGGGCCTGgtgacctctctgatcctgctgtTGGTGTTGGCCTACGCTCTGCACATGGTGGTGCACCTCAAACACATCGACCGCTATGAGGAACATAAAGCTATGGTGTATTTCCCACGCAGGCTGAGCAAAGCTCTAGAGCGCAGGGCCTCACAGCAGTACGAGCTCCCCGACAAGAACTGcctgtga